The genome window GCAAGCTCATCCGCCGTTTTTCCACGCTCGCTTGGAGAGACAGGAAAGCGGAGCGCATCCGGGTTTTTCTGATAGTTCCATCGGCGCGTCCTGATTCCATTTACATAGAGCAAGTCATGGGGCGTGATGTTTATGAATTCCTGAAGAGGCAGACGGAATTTGGAGAGGTATTCCATTGTCAGCAGATGCGTGCTAGGAATACGCATGGCTCCCGCTTCCATGTATTGACCTCCATAAAAGGGGGAGCGGAGGGTGTAGACCCGTCCGCCTATCCGATCGGAACCTTCGATGATGACCACTTCATGGCCCGCTTCTTTTAGCAGCGAGGCGGATACGAGCCCAGCCATACCTGCACCGACAATCACGATGCGCTTGGGGGATGTCGTCTTGGGGAGGCCGTTTCTGATCAGGGAAAGCAAAAAGGATTCGGATAATGGAGGCGTGGATGACATCGTTTTCTCCTTGAAATTCAGTATATTTCCACGTTATTCCAATACCCGCCCAGTGGTGAAACATCCTGACTGGGAGAAAAAGAAAAAGAGCCAGCCGATCTCACATGAGAAGAAGGCATAGCTCTCGCCGCTCTATACAAATAGACTTTCAGCGTTTTTTACGGATATCTGTTTTTGTTCCGTACCAAAACCATTCAGGACGGCATTATGATGAGCGATGATTTGCTCCGCTTTTAATACCGAATTGTCGAAGGTGGAATGGCCATCTCCTACGAGTGTGACACCATAGCCGAATGAAATGGCGCGTCTGCTGGTGGTATCGATGCAGTATTCCGTTTGCAGTCCACAGATGACAAGGTGATTGATTTCTTTCGACTCGAGTACTTCTCGCAAGGGAGTATCCAGAAAAGAGTCGCAAGCAAATTTTTGTATGACGGTTTCCTCTTCTGCTGGAGAAAAGGCGGGATGAATTTGCCAGGTAGGGGTGCCGATCGCAAACTCTCCTTCCTTTTCACAATGCTGGATGTAGATGACGGGGATCTGTAAATCACGGGCGCGTTCGATTACCTTTTGGATCCGTTCCGCCAATTCTTGGCCTTGAAATGCATGCTCGATCAGGAATGTTTGCGCATCAACAACGAGTAGTGCAGGACGCTGACTCATGAGAAAATCACCCTTCCCCAGTATGTATGTACTCAAACAGTATAATCGGATTGGAAGAATCAGACAAATCGAATTCCTGCCCATATTCTGCAAAAAACTTGCAACAAATCGTCCCTATGTTCACGTTTATATAAGAGTATGGAACCTTTTGCGAAAAATGGTAGAAGCCTTTTACGGCCAATGCTATGGCTACACTACATCTATGTTGGCTTGTTAGGAGGAAGAAAAAGATGCGAAAGATAGTTTCAGGACTGCTTGTTGGAGCGATTGTTTCGACTGCCGCGGCAGTATCGGCCGCACCACCCATCACGCTTGTCATGAACGGTCAGGCGGGAAAACCAAATGAGGCAGCGCAAATCGTGAATGGTAGGGCTTTCGTTCCTGTTCGTGCAGTGGCGGAGGAATTGGGAGCAGTAGTGAAGTGGGACCCAGCAGAGCGATCGGTTTACGTGTCATCAGGAGAACAGGAAAAGGCTGTTTCGTTAAAAAGGGACAAAGAGGATTCTTCCATTTCCGCAATTAGACTCTTCATCGACGGGAAAGAGGTAAAATCCGGGGTGCCGCCGCAAATCATAAATGGGAGAGCATGGGTATCTGCGCGGTAATTGGCTGAAGGATTAGGGAGCGGGGTGCAATGGAATGCTTCCCGAAATTCCGTGTGGATCACAAACAAGATCGTTAACCCTTCGGCAAAGGAATTCAACGGTCAGGCCATGATTACCTTCTCCTATGATGACGGACTGGATACCTTCTATGATTTTGCCTTGCCTCTGCACGAAAAATACGGGATCCCTGCAACTGACAACGTCATCGCTGGCAAGATCAAAGACGGTGCGCGGACCATGTATCTCGATGCTGGGCAAATAAAAGATATGTATGATCGCGGTGTCGAAATCGGTTCTCACAGCTATTCTCACGAGCAGGGGTTAACGACTCTTTCGGATGAGGATTTGGACTTTGAATTGAGAGAGAGTAAAGCGGTGCTGGAACAGATTGTCCCGAAGGTTCAAACGATCGGCATCCCGTTTTCCATGTATGACGAACGTGTAAAAACGGCAGCGAAAAAATACTATCAAGCAGCGAGGAATTTTGAACACCTGCAGAATGATATCCCAGCTGCCGACAAACTTTGGCTGCATACAGCCATTGCCGTAACCAATGAGATGACTTTCGATCAGATCAAACTGCGAATTGATGAAGCTGTAAAAAACAAGCAATGGTGCATCATCATGCTGCACGGTATCGACCCGGATAACCGTGATCTTTATGAAATAAAGCCAGCGCTGCTGGAGCAGGTACTAGCCTATGTGGCGAGTTTGGGGAGAGACAAAATTTTGCCGGTTAACACGATGGATGGAGTGTCACTTGCCGCGAAGTAGAGAAAATGACCACGCATTGGGGGACTGAGACGATGAAAGTGATACGTGCCGTTTCACTGACAGTCGGATTGACTTTTGGAGTTTTGGGTATGGTTCATGCAGACGCTAATGCAATTGAACCCCAGTTCACCAGCTCGAAATTGCCTGGGGGAGGGATCGAGGTTCCTCACAACCAGAGATTTCATTTCTCCACGGATCAACAATGGATCTACTCACAAGGGCATCTGTCTGATCTTATTCGCTTGCAATGGACGGCCGATCGGGCAAAACCTGCCATCTCCTGGATGGATGAAACCGGTCAGGACAAGACGGCAATCGTTTCCCATGCCAAGGCAAATGATCCGAACCAGCAGGATCATAACCACTTATCTATTGAAACGACCATGTCTCCAAATGGGAAATATGCGAATCAGCTTTTCACCAGATTCGAGGTTCCATTCGATCAGGACGTAGCGGAAATACGGACTCACTCAGCGAATTTGAATGTGATGGACGGGCTCATGAGAATTGCCGGTTCGGAGGGAATGAACCGCGATGTGCAGCTTGCGAAAACCTCAGGCGGAAATGTAACGACCCCGCGGTGGACGGTAAGAGCCGATAGTACGCCAGAATCTGGAGCGAACGCCGGTTCGAACTTCCACATCATCCGCTATTCTGATTCAGGGAAGCGATGGACACCCCGTTTTCCATTAACCGCATGAATGGCAATGTCGGCATTGGCAATACGAATGCCACAGCGAAGCTCGACGTGAATGGTGATCGGATTCGAATCAGGAATTCTGCCACCCCTGCATCTTCATCGGCTCCGGGCAATGTAGGAGAGATTGCGTGGGACAGCAGGTATCTGTATATTTGCGTTGCACCGAACAAATGGAAACGGACAGAACTGACATCTTGGTAAATGCCAAAAGCTGTTAATGAAACGTTCAAGGAACACTGGCAAAGCTGCCCGTGTTCCTTTTCATATCCTATCTTTGCAAACTCATCTTTATCTTCAATCCCGTATACGCAGGCTAGGTGAGATTCGTGTTACTAGTTTTCTGTTCGCAGTTTGAAAAAGAATGAACGAGTCTACTGTCGCTGTAAGATTCTGGCCACAATCTCTTTTCGCTCTGTTTCTTCGAAGGCGAAAATCCTTGGTCTATCGGGGATGTCGAACTGAATGTGAGAGTGCGGAAACTCCATGACCAGCGTCCCGATCGGTTCGTCCTGATGATTGGCAAGCACGATCCAAAAGATGCGCATCTCATGTCCGGGGGAACCCCATTCCGCTTTTTCCAAGGAATTTCGGAAAAGAAGACAGTCCGCAATCACAAAATCATCGTCTTTGGCGGCATCCACCAATTGAAAGCCATTGCGACGCAGCTCCTGCCAAGCGGGGGGATCAACTTGTCGAGATACATACCGTATGTCGCATCCTCATATTCCGGGAACAGAGCAAAAAGCTCATCTCTGCTCGAGGTAAGCACGGCGCTCCAATTGTGCTCGATATACGCATCGAGTGCCATACCCAATGGTACAATGGTCATATCAGTCTTTAATTCGATCATCAGGACATTCCTCCATCATCCGTTTAATCTGAAGACTTACAACTCAAGTGTATAACATTGAAGCGAATGCAAAGGTTTTGGTAAAAATCAATCGAATTATCTGGAGTACAAACATAAAAGCTTATAAGAACTGCAGTCTTGATGGAAAACAGGGGAGTTATGAACCGTATCATGCGTCCAGCAGATCTCGCCAAGCAGTTAGGGATAAGTACAAGCTCTCTACGAAACTATGAAACCCGTGGGCTTGTACCGCCTGCCAAGAGGGGCCCAATGGATATCGGGGTATACTCCAGAGCATGCTGCCTATTTTTCATGCATCACTGCCATGTCTCCAGGGTTCGGCATGGAACTTACTTCGTCTGTCCTTGCCTTGCTTCAACGAAAACAGCTTGGTGATGCCCTCTGGTTAATCAATGATGCCCAAGCGGCCACTCAGAAGGATCGCAGCATGCTGGATAAAGCGGAAGAGCTGCTGATGCAGCTGAAAGAAGGGAAAGGAGAGAACGGCAAACGAGTGACCATAGGGGAAATGGCGTCAGCTACGAGTCTATCGGCATCCACTCTCCGGTATTGGGAGAAGGAGGGGTACATTCAATCTGAGAGGAACAAAACCAATCGCTATCGTCACTACGACTTGTTTCAAACCGTGAAAATATGGCTGTTGAAATCCACTCAAAACGCTGTCTACTCGAGTGACGTGGTCCTTCTCAAACAAGCGATGGCAATACTGACAGATGGTGATTTGCAGGGATTGCAAGCTTTGATCGGGACTGCACGGGAGGCGCTTGTTCAGCGTAACAGAGAGCAGCTTGGGGGGCTGAATCAATTGCATCAGCTGTGCATGGTGCTCAAGCTGGTTTGAGGAGGTTATTCAAGAGATAGGCAGCGCAGTCGAGTCTGCCGCCGCCTATTCATTTTCTCCGCATCTGATTTCTGCAAATAATCTGTGGAGACACTCACAAATCCTGCCACAGAATATTCTGATCTATAATGGGGAGTATGGTACGGCATAAATTGTAGAACGGAACAAACGGGAAAATCACCTAAGGAAGATTGGAACGCTTATTGCTTGTAATAGATTGCGGGGGGATGTTATGGAGGAACGCATCAAGCAGATCATCAATCACGAGGATAAAAAAGCTCCGTATACCGATGAGCAAATCGCCCGACAGGTAGGGGTCCGACGAGATGAAATCACGCTGCTTCGGCACAAACTCCAGATACCCGATTCCCGGAAAAGAAGGCAGCCTCTCTTGCTCAAGGAAATGGAGAATCTCTTGCAGACTGAACCAGGCATGACGAGTCGGGAGCTGACTACTCGCTTGAATGAACGAGGATATGATGTCTCCCGTTTCATGGTGCATCAGCTGCGGAGCAAAATGGAAGCGTTCTCAGAGCCTGTTCAGATTGCAGGAGACCGAGCCCGGCAAAAAACGCGAAAGGCCAACCAGACGGTGACCTTTGCAAGTCTGATCGGAGCAAAAAGTACATTGAAGGCGGCCATTCAACAAGCGCAAGCGGCCGTACTGTATCCGCCAAACGGCCTGCACACCCTCTTTTTTGGGGAAACGGGCGTAGGAAAGAGCAGAATGGCAGAAGCGATGTATCATTTTGCGATCGAACAGCAGGTGATGAAGCAGAACGCACCATTTGTTATTTTCAATTGCGCGGATTACGCAAAGAATCCGCAGCTTCTGCTCTCCCAGCTGTTCGGGTATGTAAAGGGGGCTTTTACCGGAGCCCAGCAAGATAAGCTCGGTTTAGTGGACCAGGCTGACGGTGGCATCCTGTTCTTGGACGAAATCCATCGGTTGCCACCGGAAGGGCAGGAAAATCTCTTTTACCTGATCGATAAAGGCGTGTACCGGCGATTAGGAGAGGTTCAATTCCAGCAAAAGGCGACGATTCTGATCGTGGGTGCGACAACGGAAAGACCGGAGTCCAGCTTGCTTCTTACCTTGCGCAGGCGAATTCCGATGACCATTGAGCTCCCTTCCTTATCCGAGTGGACGCTGCAAGAACGACTCTCTCTGATCTTTCATTTCTTAAACGAAGAGACCGATCGCATCGGCAGGGAAGTCGTTGTTCAAAAAGAAGTGATGGCTTCCCTGTTGACGTACGACTGCCCGGCAAACATGGGCCAATTGCATAGCGACATTCGGGTGCTGCTCGCGAAAGCCTTTTTGAAAACGATTCATCAGGAAGAAAAAGCCGCCGTACAGGTGGATCGATTCGACCTGCCCATGCCCATCGCAAGTCAACAAAGTACGGGCCTTTCGCCTGAGCTGCCGATGCTCAAGAAGGAACAGTTTTTGTTCATCCCGGGGCAACGCTCTGATGCTGGAGGAGGAGAATTGGAGGAAGATTCCACCCAGCACTTGTACGACTGGGTAGTCGAGCGTTACCAAAACCTGAAGAATCAAGGCCAGAGTGAAGAGCTGATTGAGTTGATCGTGAACAAAGAGCTAGATACACGCATGGAACCGTCGACCGGAGAGCATGAAAAGCGCTCTCTTCGTTTGCAGCAGCTGGTCAAGCTGGTGGGCGATCAGGTAGTCCAGGCTGTGGAGCAAATGCTGTGGATTGCGGAGCGGCATATGACATTGGATTACCAGAGAATTTCATATGCATTAGCCATTCATCTGCACGGCTTGCTCAATCGATGGCCGGAAGCAAATGGTCAGCATGGTGTCATCGAAACCGAACATGAATCCATGGAGTACAAAGTAGCGCTGGAAATGGCCAAGGTCATCCAAACCAGCTATGGCATCCTTCTTCCCGAAAACGAAGTGGCGATCCTCGCCATGTATTTGCAGCAATGCTCCATCTTCACCGAATCAAAGCCGATGATTGGCGTTGTCGTCACCTCGTACGGTCTGGTCGCGAAAAGCATGGTCGACGTGGCGACTCGTCTGTTCGAACGAAAGCATGCTCAGGCAGTCGAGCTGTATTGGAACGACGATCTCTCTGTCGCAATCGAGCGGATCTGCACGGCGATCCAGCAGGTAGACCAAGGAAAAGGGGTTGTCCTGCTTGCCGATATGGGGAGCAATCTCCTGAGTGCACAGGAGTGGGAGAGAAGAAGCGGTGTGGCTGTGCGGGTGCTGTCGAATGTGACAACGACGCTGGTCATCGAAGTCATCCGAAAATGCCTCTATTCGAGGGAGTCACTGGAGCAAATCACAAACCAGATGAGTCACATGCCGGCTCAAGCCCTTCATCAGGTTCCCACATTTGCTGCCAAGCCAGTGGCGATTGTCACGATTTGTATCACTGGCGAGGGAGCGGCAAAAAGGCTGGATCCGCTACTTAAGGAAAAGCTTTCGACCACGGATGAGCAGGTCACGATTTTGAATGCGAGCTCGCTTTCGATCCGCAAGCAGTACAAGGAATGGCTGGAAAAGTATCACATCTTTGCGGTGGTCGGTACCGTGAACCCGATGCTCGACGGAATCCCTTTCATATCCATCAAGGAAATCGTGGACGAATCCGGGATCAGCTTCATGAAACGTTTGTTGATGCTGGCAAGCGGGATGCTTCCCGAGTCGTTGATCCCTCCCTCTTTTGAATTACAGGATCTTTTGTATCCGGAGCTGATCTGCGACAACCTCGCGGCAGCCACGAAAGAACAAGTCATCGAATCTTTGGCCAATCGTTTGCAAGAGCACGGTTTTGTCGAGTCCACTTTCGCGCACAAGGTGTGGGAACGGGAAAAAATGGGAAACACCTGCTTGTTCGGAGCGGCCATCCCGCACGCAGACACGCTGCAAACAATCCGACCTGGAATCGCCATAGCTGCATTGGCGCAACCAGTAGAATGGGAACCTGGGCATTCGGTGCGCCATGTGTTTATGCTGGCGATCACAGAAACCTGCCAGCCGGCTGTTGAGCAGCTCTATCACTTCCTGCAAGAGCGGGAAAACGCAGACGAGCCGCTTGATTTGCAGAAGCTGATGGGCGGGAAAACGAAATGAAGGAGGACGTACCATGGAAAAGCAAGTAACCATATTGAATAAAAACGGTCTGCATGCGAGGCCGGCTTCTGAATTCGTCAAATTGGCTTCACGATTCCAGTCAGAGATCCACATCCTCGCGGGTACAAAAGTCGCCAATGGGAAAAGCATCATTAACGTACTGTCTTTGGCTGCAGCTGAGGGAACTGTCTTGACCCTCAAGGCTGTCGGGCCGGATGAAACAGAAGCGATCGAAAGACTTTCCACCCTGATCGAACGCAGGTTTGGAGAAGAGTGAGCAATTGTCTCTTGACTCGTTTGTCAGAATATTTATAATGAATTACAAATGTAACGATAAGGAACATTTGTAAAAACGTCCGGAGGTGGCCTGCATGAAGTCCATGGAAAAGATAACTCCCGGAGCGAAGGTATACAAACTGTTTGAACACGAAAAGCTGGTTTGCGAAGGGAAAGACGAGGTGTTCATCATCTCGGTGACCAAGATGTCGCGTGAGGAATATGAGCGGGATCAAAAGCAATCAGCCGCCAATCACTAACTTCATATGGAATTTACCGACGCTTGGACCACGGGTCAGGTGGGGGAACCATCCCTCCATCTGACCCGTTTTTTCATGATACAAGCTATTTCTCGAGGAGGAGAGGACTTTGATTACCAATGTAAACGTTCCACCCATGATCACGGAGAAAAAGCTGGTGGAGCTGTTTCATCAAATGTGGCTGATCCGATTTTTTGATGAGAAGGTCGATGAGTTTTTTGCCAAAGGGCTGATTCACGGGACGACACACCTATGTGTTGGGCAGGAAGCCTCGGCTTCTGGAGCGATCGCCGTATTGGAAGAGCGCGACAAGATCACGAGCACGCATCGCGGCCACGGTCACTGTATCGCAAAGGGCGCAGAAACCAACCGCATGATGGCTGAGCTTTTTGGGCGTGTTACCGGGTACTGCCGCGGAAAAGGCGGTTCGATGCACATAGCCGATGTGGAAAAAGGCAACTTGGGGGCAAACGGAATCGTTGGCGGAGGGATTCCGATTGCCGTAGGTTCTGCCTTGACATCGCAGATGAAAAAGCTCGGCTATGTGACGCTGTGCTTTTTCGGAGACGGGGCTTCCAATGAAGGAAGCTTTCACGAAGCAATCAATATGGCGGCCATATGGAATCTCCCGGTCGTTTTTATCTGCGAAAACAACCAATACGGCATGTCAGGACCTGTGAAGGAAATGGTGAAGGTAGCCAACATCGCGGATCGTGCCGCAGCATACGGCATTCCTGGCCAGGTGGTGGACGGAAACGATATTTTTGCCATGATGAACGTTACCCATGAAGCGGTCGAGCGTGCGCGGCGGGGAGAAGGGCCGACACTCGTGGAAGCCAAGACCTATCGCTGGAAAGGCCACTCCAAAAGCGATGCGAAAAAGTACCGGACTCGCGAAGAGGAAATGGACTGGCGCAGCAACCGCGATCCCATCGAGCGGATGAAGCGTGTCCTGATCAGCGAGGGGATGCTAAGCGAACAAGAGGCAGAGCGGTTGGAAGCAGAGGCTAAAAAGGAAATCGAGGACGCTGTGAAGTTTGCCGAGGAAAGCCCGATGCCGCCGATTGAAATTTTGGAAGAAGATGTCTACGCGTAGGCGAGGGAGGGAAATGGCGTGTCTACCCAAAGAGAGCTCACTTATTTGGAAGCGGTCAGGGAATGCATGAGTCAGGAGATGCGCGTCAATGAAGACGTGTTCATCATGGGGGAAGATATCGGGTTGTACGGAGGGGCCTTTGGTGTCACGCGCGGCATGATCGAAGAATTCGGCAACGAAAGAGTGCGGAATACCCCGATCTCCGAGGCAGCGATAGCGGGTGCAGCAGTCGGAGCAGCCATGACTGGCATGCGTCCGATCGTCGAGCTTCAGTTTTCTGATTTCATCACCATCGCAACCGACCAGATCGTAAACCAGGCGGCGAAAAACCGATATATGTTTGGAGGAAAAGGCAAAGTGCCGCTCGTACTGCGGACGCCATCCGGTTCGGGGACAGGGGCAGCCGCTCAGCATTCCCAGAGCCTGGAGGCCTGGATGGCCCATATTCCGGGGCTGAAGGTCATTCAGCCATCCACGGGTTACGATGCAAAAGGCTTGTTGAAAGCCGCGATCGACGACGATAACCCCGTCATCTTTTACGAGCACAAGCTCCTTTACCGTACAAAAGGGTACGTGCCAGAGGAGCCCTACAGCCTGCCGATCGGCAAAGCGGACATCAAGCGCCAGGGGACAGATGTGACCATTGTGGCTACAGCGATCATGGTTCACAAAGCTCTGCAAGCGGCAGTCGAGCTCGAGAAAGAAGGGATCAGCGTAGAAATCATCGACCCGCGTACGCTGGTGCCATTGGATATCGAGACGATCATCGAATCCGTGAAAAAGACCGGACGAGTAGTCGTGGTGCACGAGGCGGTCAAGCGCGGCGGATTTGGCGGAGAGATCGCCAGCCTCATTGCGGAGAGCGAAGCTTTTGATTATTTGGATGCACCCATCAAGCGCTTGGGTGGCAAATCTGTTCCGATTCCGTACAATCCGGTCCTCGAAAAAGCAGCCATTCCACAAGAGCGCGATATCATCCAAGCGGTCAAAGAAACGGTATTCCGCCGCTGACATAGGAGGGGGTCGATCATCATGGCTACTGCCGTATTTATGCCGAAATTGAGCATGACCATGGAGACGGGAACGGTCATTCAATGGTTCAAGCA of Brevibacillus choshinensis contains these proteins:
- a CDS encoding cysteine hydrolase family protein; the encoded protein is MSQRPALLVVDAQTFLIEHAFQGQELAERIQKVIERARDLQIPVIYIQHCEKEGEFAIGTPTWQIHPAFSPAEEETVIQKFACDSFLDTPLREVLESKEINHLVICGLQTEYCIDTTSRRAISFGYGVTLVGDGHSTFDNSVLKAEQIIAHHNAVLNGFGTEQKQISVKNAESLFV
- a CDS encoding copper amine oxidase N-terminal domain-containing protein, producing MRKIVSGLLVGAIVSTAAAVSAAPPITLVMNGQAGKPNEAAQIVNGRAFVPVRAVAEELGAVVKWDPAERSVYVSSGEQEKAVSLKRDKEDSSISAIRLFIDGKEVKSGVPPQIINGRAWVSAR
- a CDS encoding polysaccharide deacetylase family protein; the protein is MQWNASRNSVWITNKIVNPSAKEFNGQAMITFSYDDGLDTFYDFALPLHEKYGIPATDNVIAGKIKDGARTMYLDAGQIKDMYDRGVEIGSHSYSHEQGLTTLSDEDLDFELRESKAVLEQIVPKVQTIGIPFSMYDERVKTAAKKYYQAARNFEHLQNDIPAADKLWLHTAIAVTNEMTFDQIKLRIDEAVKNKQWCIIMLHGIDPDNRDLYEIKPALLEQVLAYVASLGRDKILPVNTMDGVSLAAK
- a CDS encoding MerR family DNA-binding transcriptional regulator gives rise to the protein MRPADLAKQLGISTSSLRNYETRGLVPPAKRGPMDIGVYSRACCLFFMHHCHVSRVRHGTYFVCPCLASTKTAW
- a CDS encoding MerR family DNA-binding transcriptional regulator; translated protein: MELTSSVLALLQRKQLGDALWLINDAQAATQKDRSMLDKAEELLMQLKEGKGENGKRVTIGEMASATSLSASTLRYWEKEGYIQSERNKTNRYRHYDLFQTVKIWLLKSTQNAVYSSDVVLLKQAMAILTDGDLQGLQALIGTAREALVQRNREQLGGLNQLHQLCMVLKLV
- a CDS encoding sigma 54-interacting transcriptional regulator; this translates as MEERIKQIINHEDKKAPYTDEQIARQVGVRRDEITLLRHKLQIPDSRKRRQPLLLKEMENLLQTEPGMTSRELTTRLNERGYDVSRFMVHQLRSKMEAFSEPVQIAGDRARQKTRKANQTVTFASLIGAKSTLKAAIQQAQAAVLYPPNGLHTLFFGETGVGKSRMAEAMYHFAIEQQVMKQNAPFVIFNCADYAKNPQLLLSQLFGYVKGAFTGAQQDKLGLVDQADGGILFLDEIHRLPPEGQENLFYLIDKGVYRRLGEVQFQQKATILIVGATTERPESSLLLTLRRRIPMTIELPSLSEWTLQERLSLIFHFLNEETDRIGREVVVQKEVMASLLTYDCPANMGQLHSDIRVLLAKAFLKTIHQEEKAAVQVDRFDLPMPIASQQSTGLSPELPMLKKEQFLFIPGQRSDAGGGELEEDSTQHLYDWVVERYQNLKNQGQSEELIELIVNKELDTRMEPSTGEHEKRSLRLQQLVKLVGDQVVQAVEQMLWIAERHMTLDYQRISYALAIHLHGLLNRWPEANGQHGVIETEHESMEYKVALEMAKVIQTSYGILLPENEVAILAMYLQQCSIFTESKPMIGVVVTSYGLVAKSMVDVATRLFERKHAQAVELYWNDDLSVAIERICTAIQQVDQGKGVVLLADMGSNLLSAQEWERRSGVAVRVLSNVTTTLVIEVIRKCLYSRESLEQITNQMSHMPAQALHQVPTFAAKPVAIVTICITGEGAAKRLDPLLKEKLSTTDEQVTILNASSLSIRKQYKEWLEKYHIFAVVGTVNPMLDGIPFISIKEIVDESGISFMKRLLMLASGMLPESLIPPSFELQDLLYPELICDNLAAATKEQVIESLANRLQEHGFVESTFAHKVWEREKMGNTCLFGAAIPHADTLQTIRPGIAIAALAQPVEWEPGHSVRHVFMLAITETCQPAVEQLYHFLQERENADEPLDLQKLMGGKTK
- a CDS encoding HPr family phosphocarrier protein, whose product is MEKQVTILNKNGLHARPASEFVKLASRFQSEIHILAGTKVANGKSIINVLSLAAAEGTVLTLKAVGPDETEAIERLSTLIERRFGEE
- a CDS encoding thiamine pyrophosphate-dependent dehydrogenase E1 component subunit alpha; the encoded protein is MITNVNVPPMITEKKLVELFHQMWLIRFFDEKVDEFFAKGLIHGTTHLCVGQEASASGAIAVLEERDKITSTHRGHGHCIAKGAETNRMMAELFGRVTGYCRGKGGSMHIADVEKGNLGANGIVGGGIPIAVGSALTSQMKKLGYVTLCFFGDGASNEGSFHEAINMAAIWNLPVVFICENNQYGMSGPVKEMVKVANIADRAAAYGIPGQVVDGNDIFAMMNVTHEAVERARRGEGPTLVEAKTYRWKGHSKSDAKKYRTREEEMDWRSNRDPIERMKRVLISEGMLSEQEAERLEAEAKKEIEDAVKFAEESPMPPIEILEEDVYA
- a CDS encoding alpha-ketoacid dehydrogenase subunit beta produces the protein MSTQRELTYLEAVRECMSQEMRVNEDVFIMGEDIGLYGGAFGVTRGMIEEFGNERVRNTPISEAAIAGAAVGAAMTGMRPIVELQFSDFITIATDQIVNQAAKNRYMFGGKGKVPLVLRTPSGSGTGAAAQHSQSLEAWMAHIPGLKVIQPSTGYDAKGLLKAAIDDDNPVIFYEHKLLYRTKGYVPEEPYSLPIGKADIKRQGTDVTIVATAIMVHKALQAAVELEKEGISVEIIDPRTLVPLDIETIIESVKKTGRVVVVHEAVKRGGFGGEIASLIAESEAFDYLDAPIKRLGGKSVPIPYNPVLEKAAIPQERDIIQAVKETVFRR